A genomic segment from Polyangium mundeleinium encodes:
- a CDS encoding nSTAND1 domain-containing NTPase: MTILSHDDILNLHAAVVSGQLVASRQALLVGIDANFVAALPTAPTPSDQILTDLNAMNETAALGDGSVPLERWLKNAAARAAGREEADVFKRALERCGMTPTSGQAEPHGPFPGLEFFDEERAADFFGREAEVTEALAQLHESRPPRRWLQIDGPSGVGKSSFAHAGIVPAVRRGVFDGGTAGWIVAGMRPGYDPIANLAEALLKHSKPSFDLPPHLDLEAMTAKLGASPSALRSFLREYAPARHGVLLLVDQLEETFTLARPDEAVVKQFDALLAAALEDREGPMMLVTTLRSDFAARMGELPALESKLPAEAIRYHLHPMDDEALRAAIEKPAKRADLAYEEGLVARIVEDARSPGALPLVAHVLEALYARREGRRMTLRAYEQVGRVGGALARSADSILGCLDAEDRERAQKLLLRLVRTGRGSEDTRQTARRKDAIDVAGGEKDAGRVLARLSGGRAVGIAGMTGTPARIIMASGDKGHERLDLVHEALIQRWETFQGWIHKARPALELRDDVEEAARIWSASGSHEDGLPKGTMLERFRGVERDLLGGQARIYLKKAEDSEERSKLEKKQMEARAHQRTRRLNAVLFGFVLVLIVIVVWARRQERLATRARHDADYRKLAAMSELAGARNESRIQLLLAVEAAKIAKNAQVSEPAPVLQALIAGVTSVPENETLQDIAWWGGWSYMWIKTSADFRYLAAINREKLFLSRMGESRSSTVFRVNAEGDLSFHMKRNRVLFGVDHRKVLLDAEGILRPVRLPDHPSSPLLFDVSPDGSLVAIGWEDGTSWLWATERTPAPTTLLGDGTSLSAIAFHPAGRILATGNAAGVVTLRQVDDPDDSTVLYAHRGAVMAISFSSDGRLMATASHDGTTRIWSVQDGSELMTLEGPQGRVKCAVFSADSRRLMTCSADAVVRIWDLVHPNEPVLLRGHESTVEDAGFSPDGERVLTRSFDGTVRLWQVDGRSAPIVLRGHDSEVVAMRFSEQGDRITTVAADGTVRSWRPDGKLEPFVLHGAPARTTDPSFDPEGKRVLVISADDTALVWHLDKPKEPTVLRGHHGMLWSARFDPMGEDIVTASDDGTARVWKPGHLDAPLVLAGHRGPVHSATFSPDRTRVITASEDGTARIWNTDGSGTPLVINGDGAPLDCARFDGNDRVRITDSRRYYYSWLWRLDADGQSRFLGEEKKSACESNTWSEKARIFVDVQAPYVNARFRETERFRIGGNASTVTAAGISKDGEKVVATSQDGAVYIWSIGLDRLVEMACARAGTNFSPSTWRRFFDDVPYRETCEQWPSSPGRGQAEGLPEPSCLFSELACAPR, encoded by the coding sequence ATGACCATTCTCTCGCACGACGACATCTTGAACCTCCACGCGGCCGTCGTGTCGGGTCAGCTCGTCGCAAGCCGCCAGGCACTGCTCGTCGGCATCGACGCCAACTTTGTCGCCGCGCTCCCAACCGCACCGACTCCCAGCGACCAGATCCTGACGGACCTGAACGCGATGAACGAGACCGCCGCGCTCGGAGACGGGTCTGTCCCGCTCGAGCGTTGGCTCAAAAACGCCGCGGCACGTGCAGCGGGGCGCGAGGAAGCAGACGTCTTCAAGCGCGCCCTCGAGCGCTGCGGCATGACACCGACCTCGGGGCAAGCGGAACCGCACGGCCCTTTTCCCGGCCTCGAGTTTTTCGACGAGGAGCGCGCGGCCGACTTTTTCGGGCGCGAGGCGGAGGTGACGGAGGCGCTCGCCCAGCTCCACGAATCGCGCCCGCCTCGTCGGTGGCTTCAGATTGACGGACCCAGCGGCGTCGGCAAGTCGTCCTTCGCGCATGCCGGGATCGTGCCCGCGGTGCGCCGGGGCGTGTTCGATGGCGGTACCGCCGGGTGGATCGTGGCTGGGATGCGGCCGGGTTACGATCCGATCGCGAACCTCGCAGAAGCTCTCCTGAAGCACTCGAAGCCGTCGTTCGACCTTCCGCCCCATCTCGACCTCGAAGCGATGACAGCCAAGCTCGGGGCTTCGCCGAGTGCCCTTCGGAGTTTTTTGCGCGAGTACGCGCCGGCCCGTCATGGCGTGTTGCTCCTCGTCGACCAGCTCGAAGAAACCTTTACGCTCGCCCGGCCCGACGAGGCTGTGGTGAAGCAGTTCGACGCATTGCTCGCCGCTGCGCTCGAGGATCGTGAAGGGCCCATGATGCTCGTGACCACCCTCCGCAGCGATTTCGCTGCGCGCATGGGCGAACTCCCAGCGCTCGAAAGCAAGCTCCCCGCAGAGGCCATTCGCTACCACCTCCATCCGATGGACGATGAGGCGCTGCGTGCGGCCATCGAGAAGCCCGCGAAGCGTGCCGACCTTGCATACGAGGAAGGGCTCGTTGCGCGCATCGTCGAGGACGCGCGGTCGCCGGGGGCATTGCCGCTGGTGGCGCATGTGCTCGAAGCGCTCTACGCACGTCGTGAAGGCCGAAGGATGACGCTGCGCGCGTACGAACAGGTCGGCCGCGTGGGCGGCGCGCTCGCTCGCAGTGCGGACAGCATCTTGGGATGTCTGGACGCTGAAGACCGAGAGCGAGCGCAAAAGCTCCTCCTGCGCCTCGTGAGGACGGGGCGCGGCAGTGAGGACACGCGACAGACGGCGCGACGAAAAGACGCCATCGACGTGGCAGGTGGCGAAAAGGACGCGGGTCGGGTGCTTGCGCGATTGTCGGGCGGTCGTGCGGTGGGAATCGCTGGCATGACCGGTACGCCCGCGCGCATCATCATGGCGAGCGGCGACAAAGGCCATGAGCGCCTGGATCTCGTTCATGAGGCGTTGATCCAGAGGTGGGAGACGTTTCAGGGGTGGATCCACAAGGCGCGACCGGCCCTGGAGCTACGCGACGACGTGGAAGAGGCCGCGCGAATCTGGTCGGCGTCTGGTTCCCACGAAGATGGGCTCCCCAAGGGCACGATGCTCGAGCGATTTCGCGGGGTGGAACGAGACCTCCTGGGAGGCCAAGCAAGGATCTATCTCAAGAAGGCAGAAGATTCGGAAGAGCGGTCCAAGCTCGAAAAGAAGCAGATGGAGGCCAGGGCCCACCAGCGGACCCGGCGGCTCAACGCCGTGCTCTTCGGGTTCGTGCTGGTGCTGATCGTGATCGTGGTGTGGGCGCGAAGGCAGGAGCGGCTCGCAACACGAGCGCGTCATGATGCGGACTATCGCAAGCTTGCAGCAATGTCGGAGCTAGCCGGCGCGAGAAACGAGTCGCGGATTCAGCTCCTGCTTGCCGTCGAAGCGGCGAAGATCGCCAAGAATGCCCAGGTGTCCGAGCCAGCCCCCGTCCTTCAAGCTCTCATCGCCGGGGTGACCTCGGTCCCCGAGAACGAGACGCTCCAGGACATAGCTTGGTGGGGGGGGTGGTCGTACATGTGGATCAAGACAAGTGCGGATTTTCGATACTTGGCAGCTATCAATAGAGAAAAGTTGTTTCTGTCACGCATGGGGGAAAGCAGGAGCTCCACTGTTTTCAGGGTGAATGCTGAGGGGGATCTTTCGTTCCACATGAAACGAAACCGTGTCCTCTTCGGTGTCGATCATAGAAAAGTGCTTCTCGATGCGGAGGGCATTCTTCGTCCGGTGCGACTGCCCGATCATCCAAGCTCCCCGCTCTTGTTTGATGTCAGCCCGGATGGTTCGCTTGTCGCGATTGGCTGGGAAGATGGTACGTCGTGGTTATGGGCCACGGAACGGACGCCTGCACCGACGACGTTGCTCGGTGATGGTACGAGCCTGAGCGCGATTGCATTTCATCCCGCCGGGCGAATCCTTGCTACGGGCAACGCGGCCGGGGTGGTCACGTTGCGGCAAGTCGATGATCCCGATGACTCGACCGTATTGTATGCGCACCGCGGGGCAGTTATGGCGATATCCTTCAGCTCCGATGGGCGGCTGATGGCTACAGCTTCTCACGACGGGACCACGCGCATCTGGAGTGTTCAAGACGGTTCCGAGTTGATGACGTTGGAAGGCCCTCAGGGTCGCGTCAAATGCGCCGTCTTCAGCGCAGACAGTCGCCGCCTGATGACATGCTCAGCCGATGCGGTTGTCCGGATCTGGGACCTTGTCCATCCCAACGAGCCGGTCCTTCTCCGAGGGCACGAGTCGACCGTAGAGGATGCTGGGTTCAGCCCTGACGGAGAGCGTGTGCTCACGCGGTCTTTCGACGGGACGGTGCGCCTCTGGCAGGTCGACGGTCGTTCTGCCCCCATCGTTCTCCGCGGCCACGATTCGGAAGTCGTCGCCATGCGCTTCTCTGAGCAGGGCGACCGGATCACGACGGTTGCTGCCGATGGGACTGTGCGCTCATGGCGACCCGACGGCAAGCTCGAGCCATTCGTGCTTCACGGGGCACCCGCGAGGACGACCGATCCATCCTTTGATCCTGAGGGAAAGCGCGTCCTCGTGATCTCCGCCGATGACACAGCCCTCGTCTGGCACCTCGACAAGCCGAAGGAACCCACCGTGCTCAGGGGGCACCATGGCATGCTGTGGAGCGCCAGATTCGACCCCATGGGCGAGGACATCGTGACCGCGTCCGACGACGGCACTGCGCGCGTCTGGAAACCGGGCCATCTGGATGCGCCGCTTGTGCTCGCCGGCCATCGGGGACCGGTGCATTCGGCCACCTTCAGTCCGGACCGAACACGTGTGATCACAGCCTCCGAGGATGGTACGGCCCGCATCTGGAACACCGATGGTTCAGGAACACCGCTCGTGATCAATGGAGACGGAGCTCCGCTCGACTGCGCTCGCTTCGACGGAAATGATCGTGTGCGAATAACAGATTCCAGGAGGTATTACTACTCCTGGCTTTGGCGACTCGACGCCGACGGGCAATCGAGGTTCTTGGGGGAAGAAAAGAAAAGCGCTTGCGAATCCAATACCTGGAGTGAGAAGGCCCGCATTTTTGTCGATGTCCAAGCGCCTTACGTAAACGCCAGGTTCCGGGAAACGGAGCGATTTCGCATTGGAGGCAATGCAAGCACAGTCACGGCCGCCGGTATCAGCAAGGACGGTGAGAAGGTTGTGGCGACTTCGCAAGATGGGGCCGTGTACATCTGGAGCATCGGTCTCGATCGCCTCGTTGAGATGGCTTGTGCACGCGCTGGTACAAATTTTTCGCCCTCCACGTGGCGCCGCTTCTTCGATGACGTGCCCTACCGCGAGACATGCGAGCAATGGCCCAGCTCCCCTGGCCGTGGGCAGGCGGAGGGATTGCCCGAGCCGTCTTGTCTATTTTCAGAATTGGCGTGCGCTCCGCGTTGA